Proteins encoded together in one uncultured Desulfosarcina sp. window:
- a CDS encoding permease yields MSETLSMTPSNQNVQSPVSMDEPEEPSLIDWSEIWKPLAWIVGGFLLFFFLPVDSTRFTGSVIESLALAKWYAQEHVLLCLVPAFFIAGGVAVFVSQGSVMKYLGTGASKVLSYGVASVSGSVLAVCSCTVLPLFAGIWKRGAGLGPAIAFLYSGPAINVLAIILTARILGPEIGVARAIGAVLFSVVIGLCMHLMFRKEEEAKAAAAMHMPTPEVERPLWQTTLLFAAMIGLLVSATWGRPEQAGSFWSAVFAVKWLLAGGFALLLGVLMVRWMHVKVYKLAIAAVAVLIPALAFPHMPLIAFSVGLMAFVTLLTTTRGETESWFTASWDFAKQIMPLLLAGVLVAGLLLGRPGSEGLIPSQWISGLVGGNSLWANLFASVVGAFMYFATLTEVPILQGLIGAGMGQGPALALLLAGPALSLPNMLVIRSVLGTRKTVAFVALVVVMATISGLIFGSLMGS; encoded by the coding sequence ATGAGCGAAACCCTTTCCATGACCCCATCCAATCAAAACGTCCAGTCCCCGGTTTCCATGGACGAACCTGAAGAACCCAGTCTGATCGATTGGAGCGAAATCTGGAAACCGTTGGCCTGGATCGTCGGCGGCTTCCTGCTCTTCTTCTTCCTGCCGGTGGACAGTACGCGCTTCACCGGATCGGTGATCGAATCCCTGGCCCTGGCCAAGTGGTATGCCCAGGAGCACGTCCTGCTCTGTCTGGTACCGGCTTTCTTTATCGCCGGCGGCGTGGCGGTTTTCGTTTCCCAGGGATCGGTGATGAAATACCTGGGCACCGGCGCCAGCAAAGTACTCTCCTATGGCGTTGCCAGCGTTTCCGGCAGCGTGCTGGCGGTGTGCTCCTGCACGGTGCTGCCGCTTTTCGCCGGCATCTGGAAGCGGGGCGCCGGACTGGGGCCGGCCATCGCCTTTCTGTACTCGGGACCGGCCATCAACGTGCTGGCCATCATCCTCACCGCCCGCATTCTGGGGCCTGAAATCGGCGTGGCGCGGGCCATTGGCGCGGTTCTCTTCAGCGTGGTGATCGGCCTGTGCATGCATCTGATGTTCAGGAAGGAAGAGGAGGCCAAAGCGGCGGCAGCCATGCACATGCCCACGCCCGAAGTGGAGCGGCCCTTGTGGCAGACCACTTTGCTGTTCGCCGCCATGATCGGGTTGCTGGTTTCCGCGACCTGGGGCCGTCCGGAACAGGCGGGCAGCTTCTGGTCGGCCGTGTTTGCCGTCAAGTGGCTGCTGGCCGGCGGGTTTGCGCTTTTGCTTGGCGTTCTGATGGTGCGTTGGATGCACGTGAAGGTTTACAAACTGGCCATCGCCGCCGTGGCCGTGTTGATCCCGGCCCTGGCGTTTCCTCATATGCCGCTGATCGCCTTTTCCGTGGGGCTGATGGCGTTTGTCACCCTGCTGACCACCACCCGCGGGGAAACCGAGTCCTGGTTCACGGCCTCGTGGGATTTTGCTAAGCAGATCATGCCCCTTTTGCTGGCCGGCGTGCTCGTAGCGGGTTTGCTGCTGGGCCGTCCGGGCTCCGAAGGCCTGATTCCCTCGCAGTGGATCAGCGGCCTGGTGGGGGGAAATTCCCTGTGGGCCAACCTGTTCGCATCGGTGGTGGGCGCTTTCATGTACTTCGCCACCCTGACCGAAGTACCCATTTTGCAGGGGCTGATCGGCGCGGGCATGGGCCAGGGACCCGCTTTGGCCCTGCTTCTGGCCGGTCCGGCCCTGAGTCTGCCCAACATGCTGGTGATCCGCAGTGTGCTGGGAACGAGGAAAACCGTGGCGTTCGTCGCATTGGTGGTCGTCATGGCCACCATCAGCGGCCTGATATTTGGAAGCCTGATGGGCTCGTGA
- a CDS encoding thioredoxin family protein, with translation MEIKVLGPGCAKCKQAEKIVKDAVAESGIDATVEKVTDVMEIAGYGVFGTPAVVVDGEVKCVGKIPKKGEILQWIR, from the coding sequence ATGGAGATAAAAGTATTGGGACCCGGCTGTGCGAAATGCAAACAGGCCGAGAAGATTGTCAAAGATGCCGTTGCCGAAAGCGGCATCGACGCCACCGTCGAAAAAGTGACCGACGTGATGGAAATCGCCGGTTACGGGGTTTTCGGTACGCCTGCGGTAGTAGTTGACGGTGAAGTGAAATGCGTGGGGAAAATTCCGAAAAAAGGGGAAATTCTCCAGTGGATTCGATAA
- a CDS encoding PA2779 family protein, which yields MRKVRKALKPVSLFMAIFMLVLCTPCQTVLAKMIPTATLLDAARVEAARTQVSTFMARQDVVDVLVSQGIDPTEATARIAGLSDAEVVRLADRIEQLPAGGDTFGAILIASVVVFVILLITDILGYTDIFPFVKKKRI from the coding sequence ATGAGAAAGGTTAGAAAAGCGCTCAAACCGGTCAGTCTTTTCATGGCGATCTTCATGCTGGTTCTTTGTACCCCCTGCCAGACCGTCCTGGCCAAGATGATTCCGACCGCGACCCTCCTGGACGCGGCCCGGGTCGAGGCCGCCCGGACGCAGGTCAGCACATTTATGGCGCGGCAGGATGTCGTTGACGTCCTGGTATCCCAGGGGATCGACCCGACCGAGGCGACCGCCCGGATCGCCGGCCTGTCTGACGCCGAAGTCGTTCGCCTGGCCGACCGGATCGAGCAATTGCCGGCGGGAGGGGATACCTTTGGCGCGATTCTCATCGCTTCCGTCGTCGTCTTCGTGATTCTTCTGATCACCGATATTTTGGGATACACGGACATTTTTCCCTTTGTTAAGAAAAAGCGCATCTAA
- a CDS encoding PA2778 family cysteine peptidase yields the protein MKEALIRLLAVAVLAVVLFGCAGRVGIGWPRAEGELSTPYLIEEIPFYPQKVHQCGPAALAMALNWSGVAASPRELTKQVFTPSRKGSLQSAMIAAARRHGRIACLLAEPADLIDEIAAGHPVVVLQNLGLSWIPVWHYAVVVGWNAAAGDVILHSGTTPFKSTAFATFERTWGRSDFWGMLVLPPSRLPATVKETDYLAAVSPLERMGRWQTAMSAYRTALERWPDSLPATVGIGVCLYRSGDLASAEAHLRAAIERFPGEGVLFNNLAQVLLDQGRGDEALQAVRQAIACGGPLKAHFEQTLEEIRNP from the coding sequence GTGAAGGAAGCTTTAATTCGCCTGCTTGCCGTTGCGGTCCTGGCTGTCGTTCTGTTCGGTTGCGCCGGTCGGGTCGGCATCGGCTGGCCCCGGGCCGAAGGGGAACTTTCCACCCCCTATCTGATCGAAGAGATTCCCTTTTATCCCCAGAAGGTGCATCAGTGCGGCCCGGCTGCCCTGGCCATGGCCCTGAACTGGAGCGGGGTTGCCGCCTCGCCCCGGGAACTGACGAAACAGGTCTTCACGCCTTCCCGCAAAGGAAGCTTGCAGTCGGCCATGATCGCTGCCGCCCGGCGGCATGGCAGGATCGCCTGCCTGCTGGCCGAACCGGCGGACCTGATCGACGAAATCGCCGCCGGCCATCCCGTTGTCGTTCTCCAGAATCTCGGCCTTTCATGGATTCCCGTCTGGCACTATGCGGTTGTCGTGGGATGGAACGCCGCCGCCGGCGACGTGATCCTGCATTCGGGCACTACACCCTTCAAGTCCACCGCCTTTGCGACCTTCGAAAGAACCTGGGGCCGCAGCGATTTCTGGGGAATGCTGGTGCTGCCGCCGTCCCGGCTGCCGGCAACGGTCAAAGAAACGGATTACCTGGCGGCCGTAAGCCCCCTGGAGCGCATGGGACGCTGGCAAACCGCCATGTCTGCATATCGAACGGCCCTGGAACGCTGGCCGGACAGCCTCCCGGCAACCGTGGGCATCGGGGTATGCCTGTACCGATCAGGGGATCTGGCGTCTGCCGAGGCGCACTTGCGAGCCGCCATCGAACGATTTCCCGGCGAGGGGGTTCTGTTCAACAATTTGGCCCAGGTGCTTTTGGATCAGGGCCGCGGGGATGAAGCCCTGCAGGCGGTCAGGCAGGCCATCGCATGCGGCGGCCCATTGAAAGCGCATTTCGAGCAGACGCTGGAAGAGATTCGGAACCCCTGA
- a CDS encoding FAD-linked oxidase C-terminal domain-containing protein, with translation MKKSHKDALRAIVGVDHFTDAREECLCYAYDATRAQYLPEAVVFPGTTQEVSGVLRLADTHGIPVVPRGAGSGFSGGALPVAGGLVMAMNRFNRIRSIDTDNLVAEVEPAVVTAHFQAAVEKKGLFYPPDPASYTFSTIGGNIAENSGGMRAVKYGVTRDYVRGLEVVLPSGEVIHTGSACAKDVVGYDLTTLFVGSEGTLGVVTRATLRLLPLPEAKQTLTAAFGSMAAAARTVSDVIGRSIVPTTLEFLDAPSLQAVENYAPVDLPADAQAFLLIEVDGDADCIAGPMERVRQVCKDNGALQIRLAREKAEQEELWRARRAVSPALRSISPYKMNEDIVVPRSRIPEIIDSIQQTARRCDLPIVSFGHAGDGNIHVNVMGGAGGEADIPKMERAVDDIFQATVKLGGRISGEHGIGLAKQRYIGLNLDAPTLALSRLLKKTLDPHNILNPGKIFPPGNASNAVS, from the coding sequence ATGAAAAAAAGCCATAAAGATGCATTACGGGCCATTGTCGGCGTCGACCATTTCACCGACGCGCGGGAGGAGTGCCTCTGCTACGCCTACGATGCGACCCGCGCCCAGTATCTGCCCGAGGCCGTTGTCTTTCCCGGGACGACGCAGGAGGTTTCCGGCGTTCTACGGCTGGCCGACACCCATGGTATCCCGGTGGTTCCCCGGGGCGCAGGATCGGGCTTTTCCGGAGGGGCGCTGCCCGTGGCCGGAGGGCTGGTGATGGCCATGAACCGCTTCAACCGCATCCGTTCCATCGACACGGACAACCTGGTTGCAGAGGTGGAACCGGCCGTAGTCACGGCGCATTTTCAGGCCGCGGTGGAAAAAAAGGGCCTGTTCTATCCCCCGGACCCGGCCAGCTATACCTTTTCCACCATCGGCGGCAACATTGCGGAGAATTCGGGGGGCATGCGCGCGGTAAAATACGGGGTGACCCGGGATTACGTGCGCGGGCTGGAAGTCGTGCTTCCCTCGGGCGAGGTGATCCACACCGGTTCGGCCTGCGCCAAGGATGTTGTCGGCTACGATCTGACCACCCTGTTCGTGGGCTCCGAAGGCACTTTGGGCGTGGTCACCCGGGCCACGCTGCGGCTGCTGCCCCTTCCCGAAGCCAAACAGACCCTGACGGCCGCCTTCGGATCCATGGCCGCGGCGGCACGCACGGTCTCTGATGTCATCGGCCGGAGCATCGTTCCGACCACCCTCGAATTCCTGGATGCGCCTTCGCTGCAGGCCGTGGAGAACTATGCCCCCGTCGACCTGCCCGCAGACGCGCAGGCCTTTTTATTGATCGAGGTGGACGGCGATGCCGACTGCATTGCCGGCCCCATGGAACGGGTGCGCCAGGTTTGCAAAGATAACGGTGCCCTTCAGATCCGGCTTGCCCGCGAGAAGGCTGAACAGGAAGAATTGTGGCGGGCCCGGCGGGCGGTTTCCCCGGCCCTGCGCAGCATCAGCCCGTATAAGATGAACGAGGACATCGTCGTTCCACGCTCCAGGATACCGGAAATCATAGATTCCATCCAGCAGACGGCCCGGCGCTGCGATCTGCCCATCGTCAGCTTCGGCCATGCCGGCGACGGCAACATTCACGTCAATGTCATGGGCGGCGCAGGAGGCGAGGCGGACATTCCCAAGATGGAGCGGGCGGTTGACGACATCTTCCAGGCCACGGTGAAGCTCGGCGGACGCATATCCGGCGAGCACGGCATCGGCCTGGCCAAACAGCGATACATCGGCCTCAATCTCGATGCGCCCACCCTGGCTCTTTCTCGGCTGCTCAAAAAGACGCTGGACCCCCACAACATCCTCAATCCCGGAAAGATCTTCCCCCCGGGAAACGCTTCCAACGCCGTTTCCTGA
- a CDS encoding ATP-binding protein: protein MPAHVWDSDPLTFWRERILFFIAFTASALGLVALIPSLLLASLEGRWGIVLLDTSAYLTALTALLGRRFPLKVRAWIVCLMLYLLGDGLMFMLGPTGAGYIWLFGASVIMAAILGFKAAVWSLAFNLLSLVGVGFYIAYGHPHWPLYVKNPLVKWTIMTLNFMMINTLVTLTTAMIVNGLNRALAKEQEIGFNLRKSERRFRTLVENAPLGIVSIDRTGRIIDANPKLLEIIAAQSKKNALKINVFQSPQVAKTSFPKRLKDCLNSGVCGGFEETFTSSWGKTTFLRYMVSPLTDSGGRTYAALSIIEDITEARGRDEQLRRAQKMESLGLLAGGVAHDLNNVLSGIVSYPELILLDLPAESPLKKPIKTIQQSGHRAAEIVQDLLTLARRGVVNMEVQNMNRIVSDYLTSPELEKLMSFHPAVEIETRLAEDLFNVACSAIHIKKTVMNLVTNAAEAQPDGGCIVIRTENRHVDRPVEGDDNVRKGDYVVLIVGDKGVGIPPEDLKRIFEPFYTKKIMGRSGTGLGMAVVWATVQDHEGTIDVTSVEGEGTVFELYFPATRQKPVTDEAAVPLDVYMGAGETVLIVDDIEEQRMLATQILQRLNYHPASVSSGEAAIAYIENHPVDVILLDMIMEPGIDGLDTWRRIVDLRSGQKAIIVSGYSETERVKKAIELGARQVVKKPYTIEKIGLAVKQALAD, encoded by the coding sequence ATGCCCGCCCATGTGTGGGACAGCGATCCGCTGACCTTCTGGCGGGAACGAATTCTGTTTTTCATCGCTTTTACGGCCAGCGCGCTGGGCCTTGTCGCCCTGATTCCTTCGTTGCTTCTTGCCTCCTTGGAGGGCCGCTGGGGCATCGTTCTTCTGGATACCAGCGCCTACCTGACCGCCCTGACGGCTTTGCTGGGCCGTCGCTTCCCCCTCAAGGTCCGTGCCTGGATCGTCTGCCTGATGCTTTACCTGCTTGGCGATGGGTTGATGTTCATGCTTGGCCCCACCGGTGCGGGGTACATCTGGCTTTTCGGGGCTTCGGTGATCATGGCGGCCATTTTGGGATTCAAGGCTGCCGTATGGTCGCTGGCGTTCAATCTTCTTTCCCTTGTAGGGGTCGGATTTTATATCGCCTACGGCCACCCGCACTGGCCGCTGTACGTGAAAAATCCCCTCGTGAAATGGACCATCATGACCCTCAACTTCATGATGATCAATACGCTGGTGACCCTGACGACCGCCATGATCGTAAACGGTCTGAACCGGGCGCTTGCCAAGGAGCAGGAAATCGGCTTCAACCTTCGGAAAAGCGAAAGGCGGTTTCGCACCCTCGTGGAAAACGCACCTTTGGGCATCGTCAGCATCGACCGGACCGGGAGGATTATCGACGCCAACCCAAAGCTCCTGGAAATCATCGCCGCCCAATCCAAAAAGAACGCGCTGAAAATCAATGTTTTTCAATCTCCGCAGGTTGCCAAGACCTCGTTTCCGAAACGGTTGAAGGATTGTTTGAACAGCGGTGTGTGTGGTGGATTCGAGGAAACGTTTACCAGCAGCTGGGGAAAAACGACTTTCCTGCGGTATATGGTCAGCCCCCTTACGGATTCCGGAGGAAGGACGTATGCGGCGCTGTCCATTATCGAGGATATTACCGAAGCGCGCGGCCGGGACGAGCAGTTGCGGCGAGCGCAGAAGATGGAATCTTTGGGACTTCTGGCAGGAGGCGTTGCCCACGACCTCAACAACGTTCTTTCAGGCATCGTAAGCTACCCGGAACTGATCCTGCTGGACCTGCCCGCCGAAAGTCCTTTGAAAAAGCCGATAAAGACGATTCAACAATCCGGCCATCGAGCCGCGGAGATCGTTCAGGACCTTCTGACGCTGGCCCGCCGGGGTGTGGTCAATATGGAGGTGCAGAACATGAACCGGATCGTATCCGACTATCTCACTTCTCCCGAGCTCGAAAAACTGATGTCTTTTCACCCCGCCGTGGAGATCGAGACCCGCCTTGCAGAAGATCTGTTCAATGTTGCCTGTTCGGCCATCCATATCAAGAAAACCGTAATGAACCTGGTTACCAACGCGGCGGAGGCACAGCCCGATGGAGGATGCATTGTCATTCGAACCGAGAATCGCCATGTGGACCGGCCTGTCGAAGGGGACGACAATGTTCGAAAAGGGGACTACGTCGTCTTGATCGTGGGAGACAAGGGTGTCGGCATTCCTCCCGAGGACCTTAAACGGATTTTCGAGCCGTTCTACACCAAAAAGATCATGGGGCGCAGCGGGACCGGATTGGGCATGGCCGTTGTCTGGGCCACGGTCCAGGATCACGAGGGAACCATCGATGTCACCAGTGTCGAGGGAGAGGGGACCGTTTTCGAGCTTTACTTTCCGGCAACTCGGCAGAAACCGGTCACGGATGAAGCGGCGGTACCCTTGGACGTCTATATGGGCGCAGGCGAAACGGTCCTGATTGTGGACGACATCGAAGAGCAGCGAATGCTCGCCACGCAAATTCTCCAGCGGCTGAACTATCACCCGGCATCGGTATCCTCCGGCGAGGCGGCCATAGCGTATATTGAAAACCATCCCGTCGATGTAATCCTGCTGGACATGATCATGGAACCCGGTATCGACGGGCTCGATACCTGGCGCCGCATCGTCGATCTCAGGTCCGGCCAGAAGGCCATCATCGTTTCGGGGTATTCGGAAACGGAACGGGTCAAGAAGGCCATCGAACTGGGCGCGCGGCAGGTTGTGAAAAAGCCCTACACCATCGAGAAGATCGGGCTGGCCGTAAAACAGGCGTTGGCGGACTGA
- a CDS encoding 4Fe-4S binding protein yields MAKPKVKAHRINRDWCKGCGICVEFCPKKVLELDREDKAVAVRLEDCIACRMCELRCPDLAIEVEVEPVNGDR; encoded by the coding sequence ATGGCAAAACCAAAGGTAAAGGCGCACCGGATCAACCGGGACTGGTGCAAGGGGTGCGGCATCTGCGTAGAATTCTGCCCCAAGAAGGTCCTGGAGCTGGACAGGGAGGACAAGGCGGTGGCGGTTCGTCTGGAAGACTGCATCGCCTGCCGGATGTGCGAGCTGCGCTGTCCGGATCTGGCCATCGAGGTGGAAGTGGAACCAGTGAACGGTGATCGGTGA
- a CDS encoding 2-oxoacid:acceptor oxidoreductase subunit alpha — MGKQIKFIQGNEACVEGALYAGLDFFAGYPITPSTEIAEHLSVKLPQKGGKFIQMEDEIASMCAILGASLTGHKVLTATSGPGFSLKQEAIGYAVMAEIPCVIVNVQRGGPSTGVPTHVSQGDVMQARWGTHGDHSIVCLTASNHQDVFAMTVEAFNIAETFRTPVVLLFDEVVGHMREKLTIPEPGEIPLVERLRTAVKGGVDYHPYLPREDGRLPMSDFGDVHRYNVTGLAHDMWGFPSDNPKIVHGLLRHIVDKIENNVERMAHYKTFHIEDAETVLVSFGSSARSALHIVNSLRRRGQKIGLLELQTLWPFPADVIRQYCNPAAYTVVVEMNMGQVCQMVKSTVTHPERVFLANRIDGGFITPTDIKNMLRLIKGKGV; from the coding sequence ATGGGTAAACAAATCAAATTCATCCAGGGCAACGAGGCCTGCGTGGAAGGGGCGCTGTACGCCGGGCTGGATTTTTTCGCCGGCTATCCCATCACCCCGTCCACGGAGATCGCCGAGCATCTGTCGGTAAAGCTGCCCCAAAAAGGCGGCAAGTTCATCCAGATGGAAGACGAAATCGCCAGCATGTGCGCCATCCTGGGGGCGTCCCTGACCGGCCACAAGGTGCTCACGGCCACCTCGGGACCGGGCTTTTCGCTGAAACAGGAAGCCATCGGCTACGCGGTGATGGCCGAGATCCCCTGCGTGATCGTCAACGTGCAGCGGGGCGGTCCCTCCACGGGGGTGCCCACCCACGTGAGCCAGGGGGACGTGATGCAGGCGCGCTGGGGCACCCACGGGGACCACTCCATCGTGTGCCTGACGGCCTCCAACCACCAGGATGTCTTCGCCATGACCGTGGAGGCCTTCAACATCGCCGAGACCTTCCGCACCCCGGTGGTCCTGCTGTTCGACGAGGTGGTGGGCCATATGCGCGAAAAGCTTACGATTCCCGAGCCCGGAGAGATTCCCCTGGTGGAACGGCTGCGCACGGCGGTCAAGGGCGGGGTGGACTACCATCCTTATCTTCCCCGGGAAGACGGCCGGCTGCCCATGAGCGACTTCGGGGACGTGCACCGCTACAACGTGACCGGACTGGCGCACGACATGTGGGGCTTTCCCTCGGACAATCCCAAGATCGTCCACGGGCTTTTGCGCCACATTGTGGACAAGATCGAGAACAACGTGGAGCGCATGGCGCACTACAAGACCTTTCACATCGAGGATGCCGAAACGGTGCTGGTCTCCTTCGGCTCGTCGGCCAGAAGCGCGCTGCACATCGTCAACAGCCTGCGCCGGCGGGGACAGAAGATCGGGCTGCTGGAACTGCAGACCCTGTGGCCCTTTCCGGCGGACGTGATCCGGCAGTACTGCAACCCGGCCGCCTACACGGTGGTGGTGGAGATGAACATGGGCCAGGTGTGCCAGATGGTCAAGAGCACGGTCACCCATCCGGAGCGGGTGTTTCTGGCCAACCGCATCGACGGGGGCTTCATCACGCCCACGGACATCAAGAACATGCTGCGCCTGATCAAGGGCAAGGGGGTCTAG
- a CDS encoding 2-oxoacid:ferredoxin oxidoreductase subunit beta: protein MAVKDYIRERFFPHMWCPGCGHGVVLNGLIRAVEKLGMSRNEIVMVSGIGCSSRISGYMDFHTLHTIHGRALAFATGVKLSKPELNVIVPMGDGDALSIGGNHFIHAARRNIDITAIVMNNRIYGMTGGQYSPLTGPGMMATTAPYRNIDQGFDVVEMAKAAGATFVARTTTYHVQQMADIIREAILHDGFSVVEIMSQCPTYFGRKNKLGSAVDMMKRMKEITTPIGSKKKAENPELIERGIFLQEERPEYCSEYTKIIERAMGGK, encoded by the coding sequence ATGGCAGTCAAGGATTATATCCGCGAGCGGTTTTTCCCGCACATGTGGTGCCCGGGCTGCGGCCACGGGGTCGTGCTCAACGGGCTGATCCGGGCGGTGGAGAAGCTGGGCATGAGCCGCAACGAGATCGTGATGGTCTCGGGCATCGGCTGCTCGTCGCGCATCTCGGGGTACATGGACTTTCACACCCTGCACACGATCCACGGCCGGGCACTGGCCTTTGCCACGGGGGTGAAGCTGAGCAAGCCGGAGCTGAACGTGATCGTGCCCATGGGCGACGGGGATGCGCTGTCCATCGGCGGCAATCACTTCATCCATGCGGCCCGGCGCAACATCGACATCACGGCCATCGTGATGAACAACCGCATCTACGGCATGACCGGCGGGCAGTATTCTCCGCTGACCGGTCCGGGCATGATGGCCACCACGGCGCCGTACCGCAACATCGACCAGGGCTTCGACGTGGTGGAGATGGCCAAAGCGGCCGGAGCCACCTTCGTGGCCCGCACCACCACCTACCACGTGCAGCAGATGGCGGACATCATCCGCGAGGCGATTTTGCACGACGGCTTTTCGGTGGTGGAGATCATGAGCCAGTGCCCGACCTATTTCGGCCGTAAGAACAAACTGGGCAGCGCGGTGGACATGATGAAGCGCATGAAGGAGATCACCACGCCCATCGGATCGAAGAAAAAGGCCGAGAACCCGGAGCTGATCGAGCGGGGCATCTTTTTGCAGGAAGAGCGTCCGGAATACTGCAGCGAGTACACTAAAATCATCGAGCGGGCCATGGGAGGAAAGTGA
- a CDS encoding 2-oxoacid:acceptor oxidoreductase family protein yields the protein MERCRMVFSGSGGQGVITAAIILAEAAVLHEGLEAVQTQAYGAAARGGATRSDVIVADSPIDFPKVIQPNVLVCLTQEAYTKFCDIIRPGGLLLTDPRYVTPQLKVDAIQRELPMYETVMDKIGKPIVFNICMLGAVVGLTDLVQPESIIKVLEQRIPSNFLEMNKQALDLGLEMGRKFEKK from the coding sequence ATGGAACGATGCAGGATGGTATTTTCGGGATCGGGCGGCCAGGGGGTGATCACGGCCGCGATCATCCTGGCCGAGGCCGCGGTGCTGCACGAAGGGCTGGAGGCAGTGCAGACCCAGGCCTACGGAGCGGCGGCCCGGGGCGGCGCCACGCGCTCGGATGTGATCGTCGCGGACAGTCCGATCGACTTTCCCAAGGTGATCCAGCCCAACGTGCTGGTGTGCCTGACCCAGGAGGCCTACACCAAGTTCTGCGACATCATCCGCCCCGGCGGCCTGCTGCTGACCGATCCGCGCTATGTGACGCCTCAGCTCAAGGTGGACGCCATCCAGCGGGAGCTTCCCATGTACGAGACGGTGATGGACAAGATCGGCAAGCCCATCGTGTTCAATATCTGCATGCTGGGCGCGGTGGTGGGCCTGACCGACCTGGTGCAACCCGAGTCGATCATAAAAGTGCTCGAACAGCGCATTCCGTCCAACTTTCTGGAAATGAACAAACAGGCCCTGGACCTGGGGCTGGAGATGGGGCGAAAGTTCGAAAAAAAATGA
- the hemW gene encoding radical SAM family heme chaperone HemW, translating to MTQEMSRKTEDRTPVLRPLILDPGPRFSPAGIYIHVPFCRAKCPYCDFYSVTDLNRIDAFVKALPTEMEIQRHRISLADTVYFGGGTPSLLSASQIERILAAVHDRFAVTADAEVTLEVNPGTVDRQDLDAFRRSGVNRLNIGLQSTDDRTLSFLGRIHTADAGISTYRHARDAGFDNVGLDLIYAVPGQTRKAWETEMAKAVELAPEHLSCYTLTVEAGTPLARRVAAGQVRPLGESIAGDLFSATADFLEAHGYRQYEISNYARVCEGRHLDLRSRHNRKYWNFNDYMGFGPAAHSLEGSTRRWNCRTLDDYLAALQQGASPEAGRETLTMDQQILEAVYLGLRQTDGIDTARFASRFQSDFHDLFGKQVAQLAAEGLIDASAEQVRLTRQGMRFLESVVQRMLD from the coding sequence ATGACGCAAGAGATGAGTCGGAAGACTGAGGACCGGACGCCTGTTCTCCGACCGTTGATCTTGGACCCCGGACCTCGGTTCTCACCCGCCGGTATCTACATCCACGTTCCTTTCTGCCGGGCCAAATGCCCCTACTGCGATTTCTACTCCGTCACCGACCTGAACCGCATCGATGCCTTCGTAAAGGCCCTGCCGACCGAAATGGAAATACAGCGGCATCGAATATCCCTTGCCGATACGGTTTATTTCGGCGGGGGAACGCCGTCTTTGCTGTCTGCCAGCCAGATTGAGAGGATTCTGGCTGCGGTCCACGACCGCTTTGCGGTAACCGCCGACGCCGAGGTGACCCTGGAGGTCAATCCGGGAACCGTCGATCGGCAGGATCTGGACGCCTTTCGCCGGTCCGGCGTCAACCGGCTCAATATCGGCCTGCAATCCACGGACGACCGGACCTTATCCTTCCTGGGCCGCATTCACACGGCCGATGCGGGTATCTCCACCTATCGCCACGCCCGGGACGCCGGGTTTGACAATGTCGGCCTGGACCTGATCTACGCCGTTCCCGGACAGACCCGCAAGGCCTGGGAAACGGAAATGGCCAAGGCAGTCGAACTGGCTCCGGAGCACCTTTCCTGCTACACCCTGACCGTCGAAGCCGGGACTCCCCTGGCACGGCGGGTGGCGGCCGGGCAGGTCCGGCCACTGGGCGAAAGCATCGCCGGCGACCTGTTTTCCGCCACGGCCGATTTCCTCGAAGCCCACGGGTACCGCCAGTATGAAATTTCCAATTACGCCCGCGTCTGCGAGGGTCGCCATCTTGATCTGCGCTCCCGACACAATCGCAAGTATTGGAATTTTAACGATTACATGGGATTCGGGCCGGCGGCTCACAGCCTTGAGGGATCCACGCGTCGGTGGAACTGCCGCACGCTGGACGATTATCTGGCCGCCCTGCAACAAGGGGCTTCTCCCGAGGCAGGCCGGGAAACACTCACTATGGACCAGCAGATCCTGGAAGCGGTCTACCTGGGCCTGCGTCAGACCGACGGCATCGACACCGCACGCTTTGCCTCACGCTTTCAATCCGATTTTCACGATCTTTTCGGGAAACAGGTGGCACAGCTCGCCGCGGAGGGACTGATCGATGCCTCGGCAGAGCAGGTCAGGCTGACCCGGCAGGGCATGCGGTTTCTGGAGAGTGTGGTTCAGCGAATGCTGGATTAG